From the Paraflavitalea soli genome, the window CAGCTACCGCAGCTTTCGTGGCAGCATAGACCGACCAGCCGGGCGCTCCTGCAAACCCTGCCACCGACCCCATATTGATAATATAACCTGATCCCTGTTTACGCAATACAGGTAACACACTTTTAACCACATTAATGACCGCCAGTACATTTACGTCGAATATTTTCCGGATCTCCTCTGCACCCGTTTCTTCTACCGTTCCCGCCATGCCGTATCCCGCATTGTTTACTACCACATCGATCCGTCCGAATGCACCCAGCGTTTGTCCGATCGATTCATCCACACAATCCGTATTGTTTAGGTCAACTGCCAGCGGAAGGAACCGATCCCCATCGATCACCCCCACCGCATCCTGCAGCTTTTGCGCATGACGTGAGGTGGCAGCCACCCGGTAACCGCTTTCCAGCAGCTGTTTTACCAGCATAAGGCCAAGCCCCTGCGAGGCCCCTGTCACATACCAAACCTTTGAAGTATTCATCTTTTCTTGTTTTATGGTGAGTAGATCCTTTAGGTGCGGAGCACACTGCTTTAGTGCACTTTTCCATTGATCCTCCGCCACCGCGTAATAGAGCTACTGGCTCACGTCTGTGAGCATTTTGTTCACGATCACCCATTGGCCATTGATCTGGTGAAACGATAAGAACTCATGATAAATGAATGCATACATTTTTACCGTTACCTCTGCCACAGCGATCGAGTTAACCACCCGGATGTTTAAAATTGTCCCCTTGAAAGCCGAGCCTTCAGCTTTCGGGCTTTGCCGGTTCTTTACACCGTCCAGGTATTGATCCAGCGTTTTGGCGTAAGGCTTGCCTTTTACGTCACCAAAAAGCAGAATGCCGGGCTGGTACACCTGGTGTAGTAAGGTCAGATCACCTGTGTAGATGCCTTTGAAATAGTAGTTTTCCAATGCTTGTGCGATGGCTGTTGAATCATGTTGTTGCGTTTCCATGGTTGATTTGATTTGGGCACTGCTGTTCCACCAGCAGCAGATTAGCAGCGCCGTAAATAATAGTTGTTTCATGTCAATACTGATTAGGCTGTTTATTTTTTATCCGCCGTGATTCCTTTTTCACGCAATACAGAGACCTGCTCCCCGGCGTAGCCCCAGTCGTCAAGCTCTATTTCCTGTATCACCACATGCGTGAGGTGTGGGTCTTTGTTCAGTATGTTCGTGATCAGGTCTGTTACTCCTTTGATGAGTTGTTGCTTTTTTTCGCGCGTGACCTCTTCGCGTGTCACTTCAATTTTAATGTATGGCATGGTTGTAATTTTTATGATGTAAAGTTGCACCCGGTACAGGGAAGGATTACGTGACCTGCGTCACATTCTGAACAGGATAGGGAAGAAACTGTCGACGGGTAAATGGGCCATAGCACATTAGTTCCGGTAGACTGCAAGTCAGGAAGTCAGCCAAAATGCCTTAGTACTCAATAAAATAAACGAGGTAAGAAGTGGGACAGCAGGGGTATTGTCAGAAGCAAATTTGAATAACAGGGCAAAGGTATTATTTGAATTGACCGACCGTTACGTTTGTCTAAGCATTAAATTTCCCCTCCTTGGTATGGATAAACAAAGCAGTCGTTCCTTGTGTAGAATTGCTTTCCATAGGGGAAATATATCCACCTAATGTATTATTTTGTTCCGCAATTGTATCGGGACATATGGCAACTCCTTTTAATGATATTACCTTATACCTGGAAACAGCTTATCCTCCTCATTCTCCTGAATATTGGGAGGAAATTTCCTTGCAAAATTATGTCAGCGACCTGTACATCCGTAAAATGCATGGCTATAAACCACCCAATGTGACAAGAGTGAGCATGGATGCTTCCAATTATAAGGTATGGAATAGGCCTTGGAAAGACGGCTCCCTGGTGTTGGTAGCGCCAAAGTTTGAGTATGATCTGTTCTTGTCCCTCGATAGGTCCGGTAAATATCAATATATGCTTGATTTAATACAGGAAGGTATGATCCAATTATGCGAGGCATACAATTGGGATAGGAGCGTACTCGAACAAGCATATCAGGAGGTAATGGATTGCAACTTTGTCTTCAAAATAGACTATCCGGCCAAACAGTCAAAGGACAAGAAAAAGACAGCGCAACTTTCTGTAGAGAAAACAGAAACGATTACCAGTGTTTTTGCTACGGTAACAATGGATGGTCAAACCAAAAGGATCAAACTGTTTGATAAGGCAAACAAGTGGATATATGATGAGATATACAAATGGGCAAGCCATGCAAAATGGTTTGATGCAGATAGATTCGGGATTGGGTACAAAGAAGCAGCAATGGAACTCTGGTATTCGGTCAGCGATGATCAGGTGACACTCCTGCTCAATGGGCAGGTCACAGATATATTGGATTATGCTGGATTCAAAGGCAGACTGTTTTGATAATACAAAAAATAGCCTGCTTATTTTCGTAATTTCTTAACCGCCTTTGATTGGACACTTAACTTGTCCCATTGATCTTTGCAGCCAGACTTCTTCATTTTTCCCAATGTCACAATGCCCCTGGTTGTATACTGGTCGATAGCATCCAGCGCTTCCTCGCTGGTACATATATAATAATCCGGTTTGTCCATAATGTCGGCATTAAGATTGACGAAAATGTAAATACAGTCTTTTTTTACCCTGTCATTCATCATTGGCCACCCGCTATGAGCCCGTTTGTAAATGGATTTGACTTGTATTTGCACCATTATGTCTTCTTTTTCTGCGAAAACGTCTACTGCTTTGGCATTACCGATTGTCATACCTACTGACCAACCTCGACGGTAAAGTTCAGCGGCTACAAAATACTCGCCTGCGAGACCGGTATTGTTCCTCGATATTTCAGCCATTGTTCATGTATTTATATGTTTCTGTATTTTTATTATTTCGCCTTCAAGAAATACTTAGTTTTACGATATGAAGACTAAAGCAAATAAATCAAATAAAATGGTGAAGGTGTCCGAGTCCGGACTCCTGTCTTTAGTTGCTTCCAAACTGAAGGGTAAAATCCTGTTCCCTGAAAGGTCGAGCAGGCAAAGAAATATTTGCAAAAAGTAAAAACGACGAATTTATAACAGCTTATTCCATTATACAAGACGGGCGCCAATAAGTTGGCGCCTTTTTACTTCCATACCCTCCCCAGCCTGCTCACCACTATTTTCGAATCGCCCCCTCGCGGTCCATCGATCACCCCCGGGTTCAACCAGCTTTTCGAAAAGAAAATAGAGGTCATCACCGTTAGCCCGTCGTCAGCAAACAACTCCACAGAAGCGCGGTCCACCACCAGCACAAGCCGCAGTGTATGATTCGTGGCAAAGCGTGGCGCCACATGCCGGCTCGCAAAGCCCTTATTGAAGCCCGTTTTGCCCGACCTGGTCCGGTCAATATAATACTGGTTGGCGCTGGCATCATACCCTACGATCACTTGTTCACCCTCCTTATTGGACAATACCAGTGAGCAATCTTTAATAGTATCAGCTGTCAGCGTAAGCATATAGGGTTCCTCATTGCGCACTGTATCATATCCTTTGGTGGTTGTCGCCCGGTTGTTGGTGATCGTCAGCAGCGGTGGCTCCTGCTTTTTCAATTCCCGCACAGGCGAAGACTTGATCAATAACCGGCCATTCACATTGGCCAGTCCCAGTTCCCGGGGTATCGTCATCGCACTGCGCCAGGGATGCGTAGGCACTTCACCCGCATAGGCCCAGTTGCTCATCCAGCCCAGGAATATCTTTCGCTTGCCCGTGTTGCTCCAGGTAATGCCCGCATATTCATCGGGTCCATAGTCCAGCCATTTGATGTTCGTATGATTAGCAGTGAAGCCATGTCCATCAAACTGCCCCGTAAAATATTGCGTGGCCGATCCGCCATTGGGACCGCCTGGATTGATGTTCACGATCAGTATCCAATATTGTTTGCCTGCATGCGTGAGGGGGAAAAGGTCGGGGCATTCCCATACACCGCCATGCGCGCCTGCCTTGGCGCCAAACTCGCTTTCACGCGTCCACTCCTTAAGGTTGGGCGATGAGTAAAAAGTAATGCGGTCCTGCGTAGCTAGTGTCATGATCCATTTCTTACTCGCTTCATACCACATCACTTTCGGATCGCGGAAGTCGGCAATGCCCGGGTTCTTCAATACCGGGTTGCCGGCGTATTTGGTCCAGGTAATACCGTTGTCGAGACTATAGGCGATGCTTTGGTTTTCATATTTGCCGGTACGTGCTTTTTCGCCTATCGGGTCATGGCTGGTAAAAATAGCCACCAGCGGCGCCTGCCCCTTTTTCCCAAATCCACTGGTATTTTTTTCATCCACTACCGCACTGCCCGAAAAGATATAACCCAGGCTATCGGGATACAGCGCGATGGCCTGCTCTTTCCAGTGCAGCATATCAGGACTGGTAGCATGTCCCCAGTGCATAGGCCCCCAGGTACTGCCATCCGGGTAATATTGGAAGAAAAGGTGATAAATGCCCTTGTTGTACACCATGCCGTTTGGATCATTCATCCAATGCGCCTTGGGCGAAAAGTGAAGTTGCGGCCGGTAAAGCTCCTTGTACAGGCCCGTGTCAGTTTGCGCTTCGGCACAAGGAATGGAAGCAGCTATAAGCAATGTCCAAAACAGCAGGTAGCGAAGTGATTTCATATAGCAGGTTTAAAGGCGCAGGGCACCCATCCTACAAGTTAAGTAAATCACCGATCCTTCACTATCTTGTGCACAAGAATTTTCAGTTATGCCTGTAGGAAGACAGATCGTTAAGCTTATTGGATGGGCATTTGTTATTGCCGGCTTCCTGATGCGTATTACTGGCACTACTTTCTCCGGGACCTACCTGGACAGAAAAGGTTGGCAAAGCAGCATTATGGATGGCAAGGCACTAATCTTCTTTGGACTGGTTTTCCTCGTCTATCATTATATCATCCTCCCTAAAAAGAATAACCCATGAGAATCATATTAGCCGATCTCTCCTCCAAAATGGTAGAAGCCTGGAGAGCCTTTTTTGACAACGTACAAGACGTGCTTATCATTGAAGGCGATATCACCCGTACAGAGTGTAACGCGATCGTAAGTCCAGCCAACTCTTTTGGCTTTATGGATGGAGGACTTGATTATGCATTGTCTGAAAGATTCGGGTGGGACCTGGAAAAGAAGCTGCAACAAGAGATCAAGGCACTTCCGGAAGGGGAGTTATTGATAGGACAGGCTTTGCTGATGGAAACAGGCGACAGGGTCGTGCCTTTTCTTATTTCAGCACCCACCATGCGCATTCCTACCAACTTCAATATAGATACTTCTATCAATGCTTACCTGGCTATGAAAGCTATCCTTATTAAGGCAAAAGGAGATGCCAGGATATCATCCGTAGCAATACCAGGTCTTTGCACCGGCGTTGGCCGCATGCAACCCATCATAGCTGCCAGACAAATGTACCAGGCTTACAAAGAAATAATCCTTGGTGAGCGGATGGGCTTTGCCACTTTTGGAGATGCACAGAAATATCATTGGAACCTCAATCCCCAGGCGATGATCTGGACCCATTGATAGGCCAGCAGAAAAATTCCCTCTCAAAACCACATAAACATGTCGCTTTTCTTCAATGACATGCCGTTGCAGGCGGTTATCTTTGCCTCGTTCAATAGCGCTAAGGAAGTATAATGATTATTGCTTATAAAGAGTTCAGGCCCTCCATAGCCCTGCAGCCCTATGTAGAGAACTACTGGCTACAGGTATTTGACGGCGATCCCTCCGAGGAGTCGCCCCACCAGGTATGCCTGCCCCTCGGCATGGTGCAGATCATTGTGCATGTGAACCAGCCCGATTGCGGCGTATGGCAAGGCAACGATTGGCAGCCACTGCCCCATGCGCTCTTTGCCGGTGTATACAACAATGCCGTGACCTGGAAAGCCAAAGGGTATGCCGTATGTTTCGGGATCAATTTCAAACCGGAGTCCCTCACCCGGTTATTCAGGATACCCGCCGCAGCCCTGTTCAATGACTATACCGATGTAAGCAATTTCGAGGATGCTGCCATCGATGAAATGGTAGACCGTATGTATGGCGTGGAAGAGCCGGCGCAACTGATCCGTATAGCGGAAACCTACTTGCAGGCGAAGGTGAAAAAGATCCACTGCCGGCAGCAATACTGGCAACGAGCGGCCTGTCTTATCCGCGAAGCCAAAGGCAATATATCTATTGAGTCCCTTTGTAAAGACCTGTATATAAGTGAAAGGCAGTTGCAGCGTAGTTTTCGTGACACCCTCGGCGCCAGCCCGAAAACTTATACGCGCATCATCCGCTTCAGGAATGCCTACCGGCAGGTGCGGCATGCTGCCCACAAAAAGATATCCTGGGCATCGCTTTCCTATGACCACGGCTATGCCGACCAGGCGCATTTTATCAGGGATTTCAAGGAGTTTTCCGGCGTCAGCCCCTCACTGATCACCGACCGGGAAGGGCCCTTTTACCAGCTAAGTACCGACTTGTTCGGCAAATAGAATACAATTTAAACACATACCAAATGAAGCGATTCCTGTACCTGGCTACCGTAGCCATGAGCACTGCATTTATTGCCTGTAACGAAACGGCCGGCAAAGACGGCGATAAAGAACCAGTCACCGAAGCACAACTGGCAGCAAGAGGTAAATACCTGGTAACCGTTATTGGCTGTGGCGATTGCCATACACCCAAGATCATGACCCCGCAAGGACCTGTGCCGGATACAACAAAACTCCTCTCCGGATACGATGTGGCGGCTGGTCCTCTTGGCCAGTTTGATACCGCCATCACCCGCGATGGAAGATGGGCCTTGTTGAAGGGCGACCTCACCGCAGCAGTAGGCCCCTGGGGCATTACCTATGCCGCCAACCTCACGCCCGATGATACCGGCCTCGGCGGCTGGACCTACGACAATTTCAGGAGGGCCATCAAAGAAGGTAAATACCGTGGTGTGGAGCAGTCACGCCCCCTTATGCCGCCAATGCCTACGCAGTCATTGGCGCAGCTGACCGATGAAGATGTAAAGTCTATTTATGAATACCTGAAGACCATCAAACCTGTTAAGAACCTGGTGCCACAGGCGGTATTGAATCCGCCGCCACCACCGGCTGCACATTAATAATGTATGGTCAACACGGTATGGATCGTACCATACCGTGTTGACTTTCCAGGAATAAATTGGTCATCCTCAATCTTTGGGTTCCCACAACTGTATTTTGTTGCCTTCTGCATCGAGTATATGCACAAACTTGCCGTAATCGTAAGATTCGATGGCGTCTACAATCGTCACGCCGCTCTTTTTTAATTCCTCCACCAGCGCTTCCAGGTTATCAACCCGGTAATTGATCATAAAGTCTTTGGTGGAAGGTTGAAAGTATTTGGTCGTTTCGGGAAACGGATTCCATTGCGTTTGCCCTTTCTTCGTGCTGTCATCCCCTTCAAACCACTCAAAGGTGGCCCCGTATTGGGTGCTGTTTATACCAAGGTGTTCTTTATACCATTCCCTCATTTTGTTAGGGTCCTTGCATTTGAAAAAGATGCCGCCAATACCTGTTACTTTTTTCATCGTTGTTGTTTTATGTTGTCCGGTTATGATGGTTTTAAAGGCGAAGCCAGCGTAAAAGGAGGTCGTAATAGCCAGAATTATAAATACTGCTTTTTTCATGGTCGCTGTCAATTATTGTTGGTAGGTGTATGTTGGCCTTTGAGAAGCAATGTTCAGGTACTAAATGTAAGCGATTTTTCTATCTGTGAATGCAGGCCATAATTGACAATGATCAAGCCCCACCCGCCGCCTGTCCGCCTCCGTACTTCCCATCTTTCCGGCTTCGTCCCAAGAATTTCCCGATTCAGTAAATGGAAAGCCGCCCCGAACGCTACTTTTGCCGCCAAATCAGTTATCATCCACCCATGTTAGCACCTCAGACTTTCATTGCGCACCTATTTCAGGCTAAATCTATACAGATGAAACGACTATTGACCCTCCTTTTCGTAGGAGTATCCCTGCTCACCCAGGCCCAGAACAATACCTTGCTGGACCAGGCTTTCTGGAAAACCAACCCCGACCTGGCCACCGTAAAGGCAGCCGTGGAGAAAGGCAACAGTCCTTCCGAGTTAAACAGGTCTTCCTTCGACCCCGTAGTCTACGCCATCAATGCCAATGCCTCCACGGAAGTGATCACCTTCCTGCTGGAACAAAAAGGCAATGAGCCCAACAAAATAACCCATGATTCCCGTACCTATATCTTCTGGTCAGCCGCCCGGGGCAACCTGCCGGTAGTAGAATACCTCATCAGCAAAGGCGCAAAACTCGACCTGGTAGATAGCCACGGCAGTACCGCACTCGGTTTCGCCGCCAACGCCGGACAAGCCAATACAAAAGTGTACGACGCCCTGGTAAGCGCAGGCGCCGATATCAAACAAAAGAACCAGGAGGGTGCCAGCCTGCTGTTAACGGCAATTGCCAATGACAAAGACCAGGTGCTCACCAATTATTTTATTGCCAAAGGGCTTTCCTTACAGGATACCGACGCGGCTGGCAACACGGCCTTCAACTATGTAGCCCGGTCCGGCAATATCGACCTCATGAAGTCGCTCCTGCAAAAAGGGGTGAAATACACCGACCAGGCTTTCCTGATGGCTGCACAGGGTAGGGGAGCTGCCGGCTCCGGCAATGGCATGCCGGTATACCAATACCTCGAAAGCCTTAAGCTAAAACCTGCCGTGGTAAACAAGAATGGTGAAAACCTGCTGCACTACCTGGCGCGCAAGCCCAACCAACAGGAGGTCATCAGCTATTTCATCAGTCGCGGGGTGAATATTAACCAGGCCGATAATGAAGGCAATACACCTTTCATGAATGCTGCTGCTTCCAACAAGGACACTGCCACCCTGGCCCTGCTATTGCCCGCGAAAAGCATTAACCTGGCCAACAAGAAAGGCCTCACGGCACTGGCCATGGCGGTCAGGAGCAATTCACCCGGGATCGTTCAATACCTGGTGAACAAAGGCGCTGACCTGAATGCTGTTGACGCTGCCGGCAATAACCTGGCTTTCTATCTGATACAATCTTATAATGGCCAGGGTCCTGCACAGGAAGCCTTCAACGCCAAAATGAAAGTGTTGCAGCAGGCCGGTTTCAGCCTGACCACACCGCAAAAAGATGGCAATACCTTGTATCACCTGGCCATCGCGAAGGGTGATATTGCATTGCTCAAAAAGATCGAAACCCTGCAGGTGGATGTAAATGCAAAGAACAAAGAAGGCCTCACGGTACTGCACAAAGCAGCCATGCTGTCCAAAGATGATTCCATACTGAAATACCTGTTGAGTATTGGCGCAAAGAAAGAAGCGACCACTGCCTTCGAGGAAACAGCCTGGCAACTGGCCAAAGAAAACGAGTTCCTTACAAAGTCCCATGTCTCTATTGATTTCTTAAAATAACAATCAACATCGTTTACTTAAGCCAGGCTTCATTAAGGTGAGTCGCTCTGCCGCCCGGCGAATGCAGCGCTGTAGAGCGGCCCACCTTTGAGCCTGGCAAGAAAGTGTGCTAATTTAAAATGCTATTTAAAATAACAATGATGAAGAGTGCTTATAAACTGATCCTGGTATTGATCGCATTGTATTTCCTGCCCGGTACCGGCAATGCACAAAATGCCACGAGCACACCATACAAATGCATGGTGCAGATGACCAACTATGTGGGCGAGGGCGCTTACATCGTGGTTTCCCTGATCGATAGCAAAGGCAAATACGAAAAGACATTACGCGTGATGGGCGCCGACAAAAAATGGTACCCCAGCCTGAAATCATGGCATGAGTTCCGTTCTAAAAAGCCCGCCAATATAGATGCCGTTACCGGCGCTTCCGTTACCGGTGGCGATCGCTCGGTAACCGTGCTGGAGATCGACAATGCCAAAATAAATGCAGGCTATAAACTGCGGTTCGAAACAGCCGTAGAAGACAAGAAGTACTACGAAAAAGACCTGGAGATCCCCCTTACGACCGAAGGGCTTGCTGCCAAAAGCGAAGGCACCGGGTATATTCGCTACGTAAGGCTGGCTCAAAACTAATGCAGTGCCCATGACCATTTCTGTTTGGAGATACAGCCATTTCGCACTGGCCGTATCTTCTTTTCTTTTTATCACCCTGGCTGCTGTAACCGGCATCGTCCTTTCTTTTGAGCCCATCACGGGCAAGGTACCTTCTTATAAGGCAGACCATTTTAACCAGCTCACACTCGCGGAAACCATCCCCGCACTCAAACGATCCTTTTCCTCCGTCACCTCCATGCGTGTGGATGCCAACCAGTTTGTGGTAGTGAAAGGAACAGACACCAGCGGCAAAGCCCTGGAAGCCTATGTAGATCCCTCTACTGGTAAGGTGCTGGGTACGCCGCACAAACAACACGCCTTTTACCAATGGGTCACTGCCCTGCACCGGTCGTTGTTCTTACATGAGGCGGGCAGGTTCTTTGTGGGATTGACCTCTTTCCTCTTATTGTTGATTGCTATATCCGGTACGGTATTGGTCATCCGGCGTCAGCGGGGCTGGAAACGTTTTTTCACCCGCATCGTTAAAGATAATTTTGCACAGTACTACCATGTCGTATTGGGGCGCCTGTCACTGATCCCTATTATCCTGATTGCGCTTACAGGTACCTGGTTGTCCATGGCCCGCTTTGGCCTGTTGACAGAAAAGAAGGTCGTGCACCACATTGATGAGAACACCATCAGGGAAGAGCCAGTCCGCCAACCGGCAGCCTTTCCTGTTTTTAAGCAGGTGCTGCTGTCGCAGGTACAAACGGTTGACTATCCTTTTTCCGAATTTCCCGAAGATTATTATACCCTGAAGTTGAAGGACCGCGAGATCGTGGTAAACCAGTTGACCGGCGAAAAGCTGAGTGAGGTCATCTACCCGGTGACCACCACTTTGTCGCGCCTGAGCCTCGACTGGCATACGGGCCGCGTAAGTATTCTATGGGCCATCGTTCTGGCCATCGCCTGCCTCAACATCCTGTTCTTTATCTACTCTGGTTTTGCCATCAGCCTCAAAAGGCTGGCTGGCCGCAGCAGGAACAAATACAAACCGGAGCAATGTCGCTTCATCATTTTGGCAGGCTCCGAGAATGGCAGCACCATGGCCTTTGCCAAAGCATTGCAGGGACAACTGATCGCCAATGGCGAGATGGCTTATTGTACAGATCTCAATAACTACCAGACGTTTCCCCAGGCCGAACATATTATTATCCTTACGTCTACCTATGGGTTGGGTGATGCTCCTGCCAATGCCAACCGGTTTGCCTCCCTGGTCAAAAAATACCAGCAGCAGCCCGGTGTCCACTTTTCCGTGGTAGGGTTTGGGTCGCACGCTTACCCCGACTTCTGCCAATTTGCTTTTGAGGTCAACAACCTGCTCTCCTTGCAGCCCTGGGCCCTGCCCTTGCTGGAAATACATACCATCAATGATAAGTCGCCCGACCAGTTCAACCAATGGCTGGTCACCTGGTCGCAGAAAGTGGGACTCACGGGTATTGCATTGCCCGAAACAATGAAGCAAAAACCAGCTGGCCTGGAAACGATGACTGTGATAGAAAAGACAGCCATCACCCATGCCGATGAACCTTTTATTGTACGCATCAAACCTTCCTGGAGGAATAAATATACTTCCGGCGACCTGCTGGCTGTTTACCCCGCCGACGATTACCGCGAACGCCTGTACTCGATCGGCAAAGTAGGCGGCCATATCCAACTCAGCGTAAAACGCCACCCCGATGGATTGGGCTCTACTTATTTGTACCACCTCAGGCCCGGCGATACCATTCAGGCGCGTGTAGTGCCCAACCCGCATTTCCTGTTTCCGCAGCAAGCGCCCGCTGTGATCATGATCTCCAATGGTACCGGCATTGCGCCCTTCCTGGGTATGATCGAAGAGAATAACCAGTTGTCGGAATGTTATTTGTACTGCGGCTTTCGCTACAAGTTGTCGTTTGAACCTTTTGCGGCAGCATTGAATGAGCATATGGCGGCTAATAAGCTGGATGGCCTGCAGGTAGCCTATTCACGGGAAGAAGAAAAACAATACGTGAAGGACCTGCTGGCCAACGATGCCGACTTTGTGGCGCAAACGCTGGCAAGAGGCGGTGTATTGATGCTGTGTGGCTCTCTGTCTATGCAGCATGATATAATTGCCTGGCTGGAAACCGTATGCCAGGAGCGAAATGGCAAGAGCATCAGCCATTACCAATCCCACGGGCAGGTGCTGATGGACTGCTATTAAGCAGCTTATCGAAGGCGCTTTTGTATATGACAATATAATTGTAATATTGACATTTATAACACGCCCAACCCATTTGTTTGCCCATGAGACCAGGAACATCCATAGCCCGGTATGCCTTGCTGTTGGCCATTGGCCTGCTTTGCCTGTCCAACCTTACTACCCGGGCCCAGGGCCCGCAGGCTGGCGCCAGTGCCGACGCGGTATACCTCTTTTCCTATAGTACCGCTAAGAACAATAACCACAATGGCCTTCACTTTGCCTGGAGCCGTGATCGGGTCAACTGGCAATTGATCGGCAATGAATTTGGTTTCCTGCGGAGCGACTATGGCCGCTGGGGAGCAGAAAAGAAAATGATCACCCCTTACCTCATACAAACACCCGGCGGCGACTGGCAATGTGTATGGGCGCTCAACGACCGCGAAAAATTGTTTGCCCACGCCTCCTCTCCCGACCTGGTATACTGGGACCGCCAAAGTTATCCCCTGATGACCAGCGGCGCCAATGTACTGAAGCCCATCATCCAATACAACCAACAACAAGCTCAATACAACATTACCTATACCGATGCCACGGGCAAATATTTCCAGGTAAC encodes:
- a CDS encoding SDR family NAD(P)-dependent oxidoreductase, encoding MNTSKVWYVTGASQGLGLMLVKQLLESGYRVAATSRHAQKLQDAVGVIDGDRFLPLAVDLNNTDCVDESIGQTLGAFGRIDVVVNNAGYGMAGTVEETGAEEIRKIFDVNVLAVINVVKSVLPVLRKQGSGYIINMGSVAGFAGAPGWSVYAATKAAVAAFSEVLALDVKEFGIKVTVVEPAGFRTGFLEQNSLAYVESRIDGYQAVKETQQRYLATSGQQAGDPVKASAILIELAASDQPPLHLYLGQDAYKRASGKLAAMTTELEAWKATTISADYQ
- a CDS encoding nuclear transport factor 2 family protein, whose product is MKQLLFTALLICCWWNSSAQIKSTMETQQHDSTAIAQALENYYFKGIYTGDLTLLHQVYQPGILLFGDVKGKPYAKTLDQYLDGVKNRQSPKAEGSAFKGTILNIRVVNSIAVAEVTVKMYAFIYHEFLSFHQINGQWVIVNKMLTDVSQ
- a CDS encoding tautomerase family protein; the encoded protein is MPYIKIEVTREEVTREKKQQLIKGVTDLITNILNKDPHLTHVVIQEIELDDWGYAGEQVSVLREKGITADKK
- a CDS encoding PDDEXK-like family protein, with translation MAEISRNNTGLAGEYFVAAELYRRGWSVGMTIGNAKAVDVFAEKEDIMVQIQVKSIYKRAHSGWPMMNDRVKKDCIYIFVNLNADIMDKPDYYICTSEEALDAIDQYTTRGIVTLGKMKKSGCKDQWDKLSVQSKAVKKLRK
- a CDS encoding glycoside hydrolase family 32 protein yields the protein MKSLRYLLFWTLLIAASIPCAEAQTDTGLYKELYRPQLHFSPKAHWMNDPNGMVYNKGIYHLFFQYYPDGSTWGPMHWGHATSPDMLHWKEQAIALYPDSLGYIFSGSAVVDEKNTSGFGKKGQAPLVAIFTSHDPIGEKARTGKYENQSIAYSLDNGITWTKYAGNPVLKNPGIADFRDPKVMWYEASKKWIMTLATQDRITFYSSPNLKEWTRESEFGAKAGAHGGVWECPDLFPLTHAGKQYWILIVNINPGGPNGGSATQYFTGQFDGHGFTANHTNIKWLDYGPDEYAGITWSNTGKRKIFLGWMSNWAYAGEVPTHPWRSAMTIPRELGLANVNGRLLIKSSPVRELKKQEPPLLTITNNRATTTKGYDTVRNEEPYMLTLTADTIKDCSLVLSNKEGEQVIVGYDASANQYYIDRTRSGKTGFNKGFASRHVAPRFATNHTLRLVLVVDRASVELFADDGLTVMTSIFFSKSWLNPGVIDGPRGGDSKIVVSRLGRVWK
- a CDS encoding macro domain-containing protein; this translates as MRIILADLSSKMVEAWRAFFDNVQDVLIIEGDITRTECNAIVSPANSFGFMDGGLDYALSERFGWDLEKKLQQEIKALPEGELLIGQALLMETGDRVVPFLISAPTMRIPTNFNIDTSINAYLAMKAILIKAKGDARISSVAIPGLCTGVGRMQPIIAARQMYQAYKEIILGERMGFATFGDAQKYHWNLNPQAMIWTH
- a CDS encoding helix-turn-helix domain-containing protein, which encodes MIIAYKEFRPSIALQPYVENYWLQVFDGDPSEESPHQVCLPLGMVQIIVHVNQPDCGVWQGNDWQPLPHALFAGVYNNAVTWKAKGYAVCFGINFKPESLTRLFRIPAAALFNDYTDVSNFEDAAIDEMVDRMYGVEEPAQLIRIAETYLQAKVKKIHCRQQYWQRAACLIREAKGNISIESLCKDLYISERQLQRSFRDTLGASPKTYTRIIRFRNAYRQVRHAAHKKISWASLSYDHGYADQAHFIRDFKEFSGVSPSLITDREGPFYQLSTDLFGK
- a CDS encoding c-type cytochrome; this encodes MKRFLYLATVAMSTAFIACNETAGKDGDKEPVTEAQLAARGKYLVTVIGCGDCHTPKIMTPQGPVPDTTKLLSGYDVAAGPLGQFDTAITRDGRWALLKGDLTAAVGPWGITYAANLTPDDTGLGGWTYDNFRRAIKEGKYRGVEQSRPLMPPMPTQSLAQLTDEDVKSIYEYLKTIKPVKNLVPQAVLNPPPPPAAH
- a CDS encoding VOC family protein, which encodes MKKVTGIGGIFFKCKDPNKMREWYKEHLGINSTQYGATFEWFEGDDSTKKGQTQWNPFPETTKYFQPSTKDFMINYRVDNLEALVEELKKSGVTIVDAIESYDYGKFVHILDAEGNKIQLWEPKD
- a CDS encoding ankyrin repeat domain-containing protein — encoded protein: MKRLLTLLFVGVSLLTQAQNNTLLDQAFWKTNPDLATVKAAVEKGNSPSELNRSSFDPVVYAINANASTEVITFLLEQKGNEPNKITHDSRTYIFWSAARGNLPVVEYLISKGAKLDLVDSHGSTALGFAANAGQANTKVYDALVSAGADIKQKNQEGASLLLTAIANDKDQVLTNYFIAKGLSLQDTDAAGNTAFNYVARSGNIDLMKSLLQKGVKYTDQAFLMAAQGRGAAGSGNGMPVYQYLESLKLKPAVVNKNGENLLHYLARKPNQQEVISYFISRGVNINQADNEGNTPFMNAAASNKDTATLALLLPAKSINLANKKGLTALAMAVRSNSPGIVQYLVNKGADLNAVDAAGNNLAFYLIQSYNGQGPAQEAFNAKMKVLQQAGFSLTTPQKDGNTLYHLAIAKGDIALLKKIETLQVDVNAKNKEGLTVLHKAAMLSKDDSILKYLLSIGAKKEATTAFEETAWQLAKENEFLTKSHVSIDFLK